One window of Nocardia nova SH22a genomic DNA carries:
- the mshC gene encoding cysteine--1-D-myo-inosityl 2-amino-2-deoxy-alpha-D-glucopyranoside ligase: protein MQSWSEISVPAVPGSGPPLRLFDTADRQVRPVTPGPTATMYVCGITPYDATHLGHAATYLAFDLVNRVLRDAGHEVHYVQNVTDVDDPLFERAERDGVDWRALGTGEIELFREDMTQLRVLPPRDYIGAIESVGEVVELVDKLLASGAAYVVDDAEFPDVYFRHDATEQFGYESGYDRATMERFFAERGGDPERPGKRDAIDALLWRAERPGEPSWPSPFGTGRPGWHIECAAIALNRLGPEFDIQGGGSDLIYPHHEYSAAHAEAVVSHRRFARHYVHAGLIGLDGEKMSKSRGNLVFVSKLRRAGTDPAAIRLGLFAGHYRSDRQWSDAVLDEALARLARWRQAAALVSGPAAEDTVARLRQHLADDLDTPKALAAVDSWVGQALEYGGPDAAAPALVSQAVDALLGIRL, encoded by the coding sequence ATGCAGTCCTGGTCCGAAATCTCCGTTCCCGCCGTCCCCGGATCCGGACCGCCGTTGCGGCTGTTCGATACCGCCGACCGGCAGGTGCGCCCGGTGACGCCCGGCCCCACGGCCACCATGTACGTCTGCGGCATCACACCCTACGACGCCACCCACCTCGGGCACGCGGCGACCTATCTGGCCTTCGATCTGGTCAACCGGGTGTTGCGCGACGCCGGTCACGAGGTGCACTACGTGCAGAACGTCACCGATGTCGACGATCCGCTGTTCGAGCGCGCCGAACGCGACGGCGTGGACTGGCGTGCCCTGGGCACCGGGGAGATCGAGTTGTTCCGCGAGGACATGACGCAGCTGCGGGTGCTGCCACCGCGGGACTACATCGGCGCGATCGAATCCGTCGGCGAGGTCGTGGAGCTGGTGGACAAGCTGCTGGCCTCGGGCGCGGCCTATGTCGTCGACGATGCCGAGTTCCCGGACGTGTACTTCCGCCATGACGCCACCGAGCAGTTCGGGTACGAGTCCGGTTACGACCGTGCCACGATGGAGCGGTTCTTCGCCGAGCGTGGTGGCGATCCGGAGCGTCCGGGCAAGCGTGATGCGATCGATGCGCTGCTGTGGCGGGCGGAGCGTCCCGGGGAGCCGTCGTGGCCGTCGCCGTTCGGCACGGGCCGTCCGGGCTGGCATATCGAGTGTGCGGCGATCGCGTTGAACCGGCTGGGCCCGGAGTTCGACATCCAGGGCGGCGGCAGCGATCTGATCTATCCGCATCACGAGTACTCGGCGGCGCATGCCGAGGCGGTGGTGTCGCATCGGCGGTTCGCGCGCCACTACGTGCATGCGGGGCTGATCGGTTTGGACGGGGAGAAGATGTCAAAGTCGCGCGGCAATCTGGTGTTCGTGTCGAAGCTGCGGCGCGCGGGGACCGATCCGGCGGCGATCCGGCTGGGCCTGTTCGCCGGGCACTATCGCAGCGACCGGCAGTGGTCGGACGCGGTGCTCGACGAGGCGCTGGCGCGGCTGGCGCGGTGGCGGCAGGCGGCGGCGCTGGTGTCGGGTCCGGCGGCCGAGGACACGGTGGCGCGGCTGCGGCAGCATCTGGCCGACGATCTCGATACGCCGAAAGCCCTTGCGGCCGTGGACAGCTGGGTGGGCCAGGCGCTGGAGTACGGTGGCCCGGACGCTGCGGCGCCCGCTCTGGTGAGCCAGGCCGTGGACGCGCTGCTCGGTATCCGGCTCTGA